The genomic segment TCTCAAGGGAGCGTTCACTTCTGCCCACTTGGAAAAGACCCCGGCCCCGCAGAGTCCCCGACTCCGGACCTCTGGGGCCTGCAGGGAGCCCACCACCCTTGACAACCCCGGGAGTGCTGTGCGACGGTTTACTCGTCCGAAAATGAGGTCACTGCTGTGTCCGGACTCGAACCCGGGGCTCCCGGCCCGCGAGGGGAAGCCTGGGGGTGGAGGACAGGGATCCTGCGCTGAGGCCAGGAAGAGATCCTAGCACCTCCTCCCACCAGCTTGAAACTCAAAATAAGGACAGCGCGAACGTGTGAAATGGGTATAAAGAGGCCACGAAGGTTCTCATTTCTCCCAGGATGCCTACTTAGGTGAATCTTTTGGAACTACTGACATCAGCTTTGTATAAAACGTTTCTCATTTGGGGCTGCCCCTGCCTTGCCGTGTGCTAAACCCGTCCTGGTCAGACCGCGGGGAGAGGGCGACCCGGCTCCCCTACCGCAGCCAGCGGGCTCTCCGGAGCTGGGGCGGGGGTCCTGCAGTGGTGGTCCCGGGGCGGCCTCTCGGGTCTCAACTTCCCGACACTAATCCTTCTGCAGGCCACCCGGCTCCTGCCGGCCACCAGGTGGCGATCTTACATCGCGGACCCAGGGCACGTCCTCCCAATTCCAACCCAGGCTGGGGGGCGGGTCAACCGGCACCATGGGTCCTCCTCCCCTAGGCACGGCTCCAACTGCTCCGCCTTTCTCGCCCTCCAGAATCAGCCTCACTGGGGTGAGCGGTCCCTGAGGCCAAACCCGGGCAGGGGCTGCCATCTGCACTCCTAGGTCATCTCCGCCCTTTATTAGGGCTTTGGAGCCCACCGGGCCGCTCCATCCTGCTGCTGTCCCAGGTCTGACTCACTCGCTGAGTGGGGCCGCTGGATTTGCCTAGAGAAAGGGGCAAGTCCAACCCAAAGGAAGGGTGCGCTAGCGGAGGAATTCAGGACCCAGAGGGAGAGACGTTTAGGGGCAGCTGGCCAGCGGTGCTGTTAGGTTCCAAGTGTTTCCATGAAACCGGCCTCGGATTGCCCGGTGCAAATCATAGGAAGTTTTTATTAGACTCTGTACAGAAGATAAATGCTCAGTTGtccaaaaaaactacaaacagatcCCTGGCTCTGGGCTGGGTGGTGGTATGAAGACAGAGCTCCCTCCACAGTGAACCCAGGGTCAAGCTGCTCATCAGGGCAGCAAACAGGCCTGGAGGctagacaaagtgagagagggagCCCCAGGCTCCGGGGGCCTCTGCTTGGGGTCCCCCCTCCTctttaataattttgtaaaaaccAGGACTGGAGGGACTTCGGGGGACCACGCCTCCCTGCAAGTATTGCCGTTGGATATGAAATACACAGATGGGGTATAAAAACCCAAGGGGACAAATCGGCcggcggtggggtggggaacaGTGGCTAACTGGCTACCTCTGCCCCCATATCACATGTTGGTCCTTGAAGGCACAGCAGCGTTGGCGAGGCAGGCCTCCCACGGCTGAGGCTGGACCGGAGCCCCCTGCCTTACTCACCTGTGGCCAGCTCCTCCCCCCAAGTTACCCCACAGCCAGAGACGGAAGGGGCCTCTGAAGGTGAGACAGAGCTGCGTAGTGCCCCCTGTTCTCCCGGCTCCCAGAGGCCTCTCTGGAGCTGGGACCCCATCTGGAGGGTGAGGAGACAGGCTTGGCCACCTGAGGGGCAGAGGCAGTGCTGCAATTCCAGGTTGCagagcaggagggaagagggggtaGACCAGCTCCTTGTGGGCCCTGGAACCCCCTCCAGATCTTCACATGTAGGGGCCACTGCATGGAGGAGGCAGGGGATGGAATGAGACAGCCTTTGCATTCGCCCCGGCCCCTCCAGCTCAAAGGCCACAGCTATTCCCGGGCTTCTCCTTAGCCTGAGTCTAGGGTCTTGCTCCATGCAAGACCCAGCAGGCCCTCCCCAGGGCCCATGGCCAAGCCCAGGCCTGCAAGAGGTCTGCCCAGCATAGAGAGCAAAGAAGACCCCTGCCCCAGGGTGGAGGAAGACTCTTACCAGGGGCCAGGTTCTGGGTTCACCCAGAAGCTGCGAGGCCTCTAAGCCAGGGTCCCTTCCTGGCCAGACCTGCACGGGTTGGGGATGGCCACCAGGATTAAGGAAGCCCGCGCCCCTTTGCTTGTTTTCTCCACCACGTACCCACGGCCTTCACGGTGGGAGCCACAGAGGTGGCTGACATGTTGGGCGTAGGCAATGGAGGCACAGTGATGAGGGTGGGTGTGGTGCCAATGGTGAGGGTGCAAAAGCGTTGTGCTTTAGCTCGGCTGGGGAGAGTTCTCAAGGGGGCCAGGGGCACTAAGTGTGGGAGGCCTCAGGCTTGGGGGCCACGCCAGGCCCCTGAAAACTGACTCCCACAAAGGACGCATGGAGGGTCCTCCACCACTCTTACTCCCTGCCCACTCGTTGGCGGCCGGGGCACACAGACCAGGAGACTTGTCCGAACAGTCCTGAGAGTTAACACGGACACCTGCTCATCACAGATCCGGAAACCAAGGCAGAACAAGTCAGCAGGGAGACCTGCCCAGAGAACTTGGCTTGGGCTCTGAAGACCCCTGTGCTTACAGACCCTCTGTACCTCACCCCCTGAGGTGTGACAGTTACGGTGCAGTGGGAAGCCGGGTGCAGTCTGGTGGCTCCTGCAGGGTGGGCTTTGTTCCGTCAGGCGGTAGCCCCGTCTCCGGGCTCCCCCGCCACCCCACGTCCCCAGCCCAGCTGCCCCGTGCGGAGGCCGCCTTTTCCCAAGCCCCAGCCTCACTCTGCCCGGAGATGCCCTGCCCAGAGGCTGGTCCGTGCCCGGTGTGGTCGTCCAGGGCGGGCGTTGCCCCTCCAGGCAATGGCCGCTTCCGGGGCGGCAGACAGCCGCCGCCCCGTCAGGGCTAGCGCCAAGTCCAGGCGCCGCCGGCGGTCTCAGCGCAGCCTGCCCCGAGCCTGGGCCGGGTTAGGATGGCATCTTTGGTGCTTTGGCCCCGTGGGTGGCCCGGCCCGCCTGGAGACTTGGGGAGGCGCCGGCGGGCCCTAAGACGCCGAACCCATCGAGTCCGAGTGCAGCGTGACGTAGCCCGACGACTCCGAGGGCGAGCTCAAGAAGCTGCTggtgctgccgccgccgcccgccgcgcGCAGGCCCCCGGGTTCGCCCCACGACGCGCTCAGGCCGGTCCGCAGGGTCCCGGGACGCGCGTGGGCGGCCGGGCGCGGCCCGGGGCTCCGTtgcgcgccgccgccgccagggGGCGCCGCGTCCCCGCCGGGCTGGGCGCCGTCGCGGGTAAGGGCGCGGACGGCGAAGGGCCCGGGCGAGGCGGGCTGGCGGCGCAGGGCCTGCGGCTCCCGCTCGAAGGCGGTCAGCGCGAAGGCGTCGGGCAGCAGCGAGGCCGAGGCGCAGCGGGCGCCGGGCCCGGCGCGGCGGCGCGGGCTGCCGGGGGGCGAGCCGGGGGCGAGGCGCGGGCCGTCGTCCAGGGCCGGGGGGCGCAGCGACAGCAGGCTCTCGGCCGAGCGACGGCGCGGGCGGAAGGGGGGCGCGTCCTCCGCCAGCAGGTCGCCGCGGCGCCGGTCGGGCCCGCCGGGCAGCACCAGGGCGGCCAGGTCCTCGCCGGAGCCCCAGCGCGGTAGGAACGTGGGCAGCGGAACGGCGGCCCACACGTCCGCGTCGTCGTGGGAGAAGCGTCGCGTGGGCGGGACCTGTCAGGACCAAGGGGTTAACCCGGGCTGCCCTCCTGGAAAAGGGGGACCTAGCCTCCCCTCACCGGGCAGGGCCGCCTGAGGTCAGGGACCAGGCCTGGTCCAGGGCACCCCGGTTTGGAGCTGTGAGATTTGGGGCAAGTGACAGAATCCCTCCAAACCTCAGTGTTATCATCCGTAGCTTGGGTCAGTTGGGGAGAAGTCCCCTTGAGTAGGGTGCCGAGCCCCAAGGAAACAACACAGGCACCAGATGGACCATCCTCCTAGAGCACCAGCGAACTTGGGCACGGGGGCTGGGGTGCCCCCCATGGGTCCACCTGCACAGGCTCTGTGACCCGGGGCCAGCCCGTCTTGGGAGGATGAAAgccagccccaggagctgtggcaGGCGTGAGATGGGCTCAGAGAGGAAAGGCCTCGGAGAGGCATATTTGCGTCTCCAGCCCTGGCTGTCCCTACCTGCAGGTACTGCATCTTGTCCTCCTGCAAGGGCCGCAGAGGGTAGAACTGGGGCAGGTCCCCCTCCAGGGCAGAGAGCTCATACTTGGCCGTCCTGTCCAGGGCCACAAAGTCACCCCCATAGCTGTAGTCCAGGGAGCGGTCCAACACTAGGTCTGGGGGGATGCCACCTTCCAGGCTGGTTTCTGCAGGGCGGGGCAGAAGCTTAGGGCCATGGAAACTTGGGGGCATCCAGGAATGGGTCCCAGGGACCCCCAGAGACACACGCAGGGCTGGTGGGCTGGTtaacagaaaaggagaagggcGGGGTCCTCTATTcagatcctgactctgccacctTTTAGTTGAGGGActgggtgtcttttttttttttttttttttttttttgcggtaccccggcctctcaccgccgtggcctctcccgttgcggagcacaggctccggacgcgcaggcccagcggccacggctcacgggcccagccgctccgcggcacgtgggatcctcccggaccggggcacgaacccgcgtcccctgcatcggcaggcggactctcaaccactgcgccaccagggaagccctgagggacTGGGGAAGTCACAGACCCTGagccagtttcctcctctgtggggGTGAGCACTAAATAGACACAAGGAGCTGACACTGCCTGGCAGGTGGCAAGGGCTCGGCCCAGGGTCACATTATTACTGCTGGCAGGGAGACAGGACCGGCCTACAGGAGCCCCGGGGCAGTTCACCAGGACCCCTGAGGTTGGAAGCTCCACGGAACACATTCAGGCTGGAGTCCACAGCCACTCTGTTAACCAGAACGTCTGATTAACTGGAACCCTGGGGGCGGCCAAGCCATACAGGAGAATGCCCCGTGGGACACCAGGCTTGGGTCCTTTAGGGGTTTAGGAACCTTTGGGGTAGAACCAGGGGGCTCTGAGAGCTGTTATCCCGCGGACCCCCAGTGGCCTCACCCAGGCGCCAGTCTCCCTGGGGGGCATTCTCAGACCATCCTCACCGTCATCCGAGCCCTCATCGTTGGCCATGAGGGCCATGCACTTCTCCCAGACAGCCTTGAGGTCAGCGCGGTAGCGGTCGCAGGCCCAGAGGAATACGGGCAGCAGCAGGGCCTGGGTCACGGAGCACCACAGCACACACAGGGCCATCCAGGGCGCCGAGGCGTCAGCCCACAGGCTGCTGAAGCTCACCACCTGCGGGCACAGGGCTGGGCCTGGCACCCGGCAGGAcccccatcacccagcttccctCCCCGGCCTCACTTCTCCCACCCGTGGGGCAGGCCTGACTGCCCACCtaccgggggcgggggagggggcggggcggggccgggggcgggggcggggccggggcggggccgggggcggggccgggggcggggcgggggcgggggaggagacGGACAAAGCTCTGGGCACTTGGGCAGGAAAGAGACAGAGCGTGAGGGGAGAAGTCCCTGCCCACCGACAGCCGCTGGTGCCAAGATGAACAGTCACAGCCCCGTGTGTGCACAGCCCTTCACGGTGCACCGGGTAGCACTGGGCATACGGCCTCCCTCATTTCACCCGTGACTGCCCAGGGAGGAGGCGGCGTGGATTACCATCGAGAGCCAGGTCTCAGGTCTCCCAGTTCAGAGACCTTTCTACCATCCCCGCTGCTCCATGGCCAGCGGCCTCCTTGGCCCTGCCCCTACTCGGAGGGTCTAGACCTCAGACCCCAGAGGTCTAGAATCAAAGCGGTTTCTGGGGGTCAGAGGATCCAAGCAGGTGGCCTTTGGGTCAC from the Physeter macrocephalus isolate SW-GA unplaced genomic scaffold, ASM283717v5 random_1288, whole genome shotgun sequence genome contains:
- the LOC102985504 gene encoding probable G-protein coupled receptor 153: VVSFSSLWADASAPWMALCVLWCSVTQALLLPVFLWACDRYRADLKAVWEKCMALMANDEGSDDETSLEGGIPPDLVLDRSLDYSYGGDFVALDRTAKYELSALEGDLPQFYPLRPLQEDKMQYLQVPPTRRFSHDDADVWAAVPLPTFLPRWGSGEDLAALVLPGGPDRRRGDLLAEDAPPFRPRRRSAESLLSLRPPALDDGPRLAPGSPPGSPRRRAGPGARCASASLLPDAFALTAFEREPQALRRQPASPGPFAVRALTRDGAQPGGDAAPPGGGGAQRSPGPRPAAHARPGTLRTGLSASWGEPGGLRAAGGGGSTSSFLSSPSESSGYVTLHSDSMGSAS